The sequence below is a genomic window from Fulvitalea axinellae.
GATATACTGTTAGCCTTGTAACTCACCGGCAATGGAGTAGCCAAAGCATAGTCCTGAATAAAAGGATCTGATTTTATCTCATCCATATATGGCGACTCAAACTTTCCAGACACACTTTCCGGAGCGGAAACATATACGCAGTCCCCAAGGTCATAACCTGACTCCGTGTGGATAAACCATACCTGCTTTATATATAGCATAGCAGGGCCTGTTCATAAAGCGTCTGAGAAAATAGGAGCTTACCACCATGAATTGCAATTTTGAATTACCACAAACAAACTTGCGGTTGATGGATAAGCTCCCAAAAAAACGAAATTAATCAATACTACCTCCAGTTACAACTAAGCCTTGTAGACCACAGGAACGCCAAGGGGAAGAAGCACGAACTGGCTTTTGTCGTACTGTGCTTTATGCTTGCCGTATTCAGGAGCGGAGGAAAACTCAATTTCTCACAGATTCACCGCTCAATGAAAAGGGATCACGATTATTGGCGGGATTTCACAGGTGGTAAAAGTAAGTGTTGTGTGAGCCGTGTTCAACTCCGAAGAATCCTGAAGGATACAGATATACAGGGACTTAAGGCGGTTGCTGAAACCACTTTTAACGCAAACGAAACTATAGATCCGCAAGCTCTTCAATGGTTTTCGATTGACGGTAAAGAACTCCGGGGGAGTATCGACAAATCCTCAGGGGACAAACGCGGGGAAAGCGTGGTTCTGGTTACCGCGCAAGAAGATAAAACCAGCAAGGTTGTAGGCTACTATTCGGGTACCAAAGACTCCGAGCGGGGTATTGTCGACGAATATTTTGAAACTCAATCCGGTCTTTCGGGAACGGCTTATACGATGGATGCCCTTCACAATAATTCCGGGTTACTGGAGGGAATCCATGGAAAACGGGGCGTCTACCTTTCACAAATAAAAGGGAACCAGAAAATACTCCGTGAAGACCTTCGAGACATGGAGCGGAGATCAGAATGTTTGGATTATAAAAAGACCGTCGAAAAGGGCCATGGCAGGATCGAAACAAGAATATACCGGACCTACCCGGTGGAAACGGGATGCTTGGAGCGTCGCTGGTCGAATACGGGGATGAGCTGCTTCATACGGGTAGACCGTACCCGTAAAGTCGTTAAAACAGGAAAAACATCAAGCGAGACATCATACTACGTCAGCAATATAAATACCGGTCTTATTGATCAATACAACTTGCCTAACGCCGTAAGGGGACACTGGTCCGTAGAGGCAAACAATAATATGAGGGATACGAACTTCGGAGAGGACGGGTTAAGGAGCCTTGTCTCTGGTATACAGCAAAGTGTTTCATGTATTTTGACTGCTGTAATGAATATTTTGATCCAAAGGAACGCTGGTGAAAATATGAATGAAATGCGAGAGGAGATCGTAGCAGATATAAATTCTATTCACCAATATTTTAATAGATAGACCTTTATGAACAAGCCCTGTATAGCATAGCGCAGATAAGCAAAAGACAAAAAATAACCACCTGTCCTACTGTCTGAACATATTCCACTTGACGCCTCATAAAACCCAGTTTGACCCGATTGCTGTAGACCAGTTTTGAGGCAAACATGACTGCAAGACAAAAAAGAAGTAACAAAGCCCAAAGAAAAGGAAATCCGTCTACCAAATAGAACCCCTCAACCTCCGAGAAACCAACAAACCGATTGATTAATGGGTAACTGGAATACGTCAACACAACCGAGAAAACCGTCGCTATAAACAGGTGCAAAAGTGTTTCCACAAAATAAAAAAGACCCTGTTCCGTACCGCTTTCTCCCAAAGCCCCCCTCACCTCCGTGCCCAAACGATAACGTTTGTTTCCGGAAACACTCAGTACATTATAATTCAACAAACTCAGAACTACCGCCAAACAACCGGCAAAAAGGATTCCCCTAAAATAAAAACCGTTACCTCTCTGGAATATCCCATTTGACACGTGTGGGGCTTCCATATAAAGTCCCTTAAGGCTATAGCTTCTCCACTTTTGGTCTTTCAACCTCACGTCTCCTCGTCTAACGCTTGCCTTGATCTTCGGAATAGAGGCCAAAACATGTTCTATCCTATAACCCGGCAACAGTTCCAACAATAACCCCGAACTCCTTTTTTTCGAATCCGTCAAGATAATATCGGTCTTGACACTAGACCACTCAGGTATATCTTCCATAACCGCCACTACCGTATAGCGATGCTTATCAAAAGACACCAAAGGAAGCTCCATCCCCAACGGACTCTGATTACCGTACACCTTTTCGGCATAGGACTTGGAAATCACCGCTTTCCGAGCATCGTCCTCAAACTCGGATAACGTACCTTGGAGCAAGGAAAAACCAAACATTTCAAAAAAGCTCCTGTCCGCCGCCACATATTTTTCAAAGGCATCAATACCCACCGAATCTTCAACCAGCCTTAGACTCGCAACACGCGCTCGGCCTACACGCACGATCTCAGGGTGTCGGGCCAACAGGCTATCCGCTATAAACCGCCGGTGATAGGGACTTAACTCACTGACAGCTGTTTCATAATCACGCAATAACCAATAGATATTTTCCGCATTCTCATACTGCCGGTCCGTTTTCCATTCCTTATAGGCATAATTAAAAAGAATGGTACAAACGGACAGGGCCAGAGCCAAACCAAGAATATTTACCGTAGCGTAAACCTTATCCCGCAAAAGCCGGCGGATGGATATTTTCAGATAATAAAAAAGCATAACGTGGTCTTAAGTATTAGGTATATGGTCTTAGGTAAAAATCTGGGCGCTTTGGCTATTCGTATCTCAGCGCTTCCACGGGCTCCCGACTCGCCGCGCGCCAGCTTTGCCAGCTTACCGTGGCCAAGGCCACCAAGCCCGCCAACAGTCCGGCTCCGGCGAAAATCCACCAGCTCATTTGTGTCTTATAGGCGAAGTTTTCCAGCCAACGTCCCATGGCTAAGTAGGCTATTGGTACGGCTATTACGAAGGCTAAAAGTACCTGCTTAAGTATCGAATTGTTAAAAAGTGTCAAAATCTCGAATGTCGTGGCGCCGTTGGCTTTACGGATTCCTATTTCTTTGGTACGTGCTTGGGTCACAAAATACGTGAAACCGAACAAGCCCAAAGTGACCAAAAACACTGATAGTCCCGTTAGAATATATACCAATTTTGCGAAGCGAATATCCTTTTCATAATCATCCGCAAAACTGTCTTTGAACACGAACTCTTTCTTGTCATTCAGAAAATTAGGCAGATGCTTTTGAAGGGTTTCCATTAGAAACTTTCGGCCGCCATCAGGATTGTTTTCCGCCAACCGAACTCGAAAACCGAGCGCCTCGGGATGTATCGGTCTATTATAGATTATACAAGGCGGAATGCTCCGGTAAAGCGTATAGACATTAAAATCTTTCACTACACCGACGATTGTGTATTTCTTGCCTTTACTGGTGATTGTTTCTCCAACCGGATTTTTAAATCCCGACATCTTCGCAAAACGTTCATTCACCAACACTTCTTTCTTGTTCTTCCTTGAGCTAAGGTTCTCGCCTTCCAACATTTTAATCCTAAATACTTTTATATAAGACGCATCTCCTCTCAGGCCAACAGCAGAAACCTTTTCGCCATTATTAAGATCGAACTCACTCTTAACCCGTTCATACTTCAGCGGTAGTCTCTTTCCTCCGGTCAAAGCCTCTACCAAGGGGCTGGCTTCCACCTCTTTTCTAACGATGTCACAAGATTCGCAACGAGTTGTGGCTCTATCATATGGGAAGGATACAGTATTGGAAACGTCATAGCCCAAAGGTTGCTCCTGAACAAAGCGCATCTGCTTAAAAAACAACAGGGAGGAAGTAAACACAACACACAAAAGCATCAATTGAAAAACCAACAAGGTACGTTGAGAAACCATCACACCAAATCCTGCCTTACGATACCTAAACAAGGCTACAAAAAGGGCCGTAACACCCGAAAATATTACAACCAAACACAAAAACAGGGGAAGGGAATACTTTGGAAACAAGATCTCGGGCACCTTACCGGAGTCCAATAAATCGCCTATAAAATTGTTAACAAAAGGAACCACCAATAAAGCCAAAAGCGTGGAAGCCAAAACAACAGTAAAAGACTCGGCAAACAGAAAGCCGAACACCTGACTTGCTTTCTCACCCAAAGCCCTTCTGGTTCTATCTGCGATTCGGTCTTTCTGACTGCGGGCCAATACGGAAATAGTGAAGTTCAATAAGCTTAGAACCAATAAGAATGCAGATAAACCAACCATCAACCACAGGTATCGTGTTGATCCAACTTTTCTGAAATCCCCCCCAAAATGATCACCGCGTAAATACGAACCCGCAAAATCATGTAGTTTAAATTTCGCCTTATCAGATATAGGATTCAGAATTATTTCGTTCTTATGCCTTTTAAAAATCTCGCTTGTGGCCGGGTGTATATCAAAATCTTCATGCCCTGGAGCCATTTTAAGATAGGTAGACTCAATACCCCTATCCCACAGCGGGCTACGGTGCATCTCGTCATGATATTGCAAGGAAGATTCGATATTGAGAATTAAATCCGCCTGCAATGACGAATTACCCATTTCTTCCATCACACCGACCACTGTATACTTGGCGCTGTATTCAGGGGAAAAATATATCTCCAATTGCTTCCCTACCGCATTCTCTTTGCCAAAATACTGAATGGCTTTATCCTCGGAGATCACCGCACAACGGTCCTTCTTATCCAATGCGTCAGCCTTGCCCGCCAACAAACGATATCCAAAAACATCAAAGAGGCTTGATTCCGAAAAAATTATCCGTCTCTCCGGTACTTTTACCCCATTATGCATTATCATAGTCACCTCACCTTCCAAGGTACTTAGATCAGCTATTCTAACATAATCTAGCACCTCAGGCACCTTTTCCTTTAGCTCAGGCCCTAATCCGGTAGGCATGTAACCAGAAGATGGCTGAAAACCATCGGGCGTATCGCTATATTTCAATACCTGCGAGACATCCTTAATACGGCTATGCCACAGATGCGTAGCCAATTCTCTATAAATGCGGGTATACAACAACAGACAAGCCGTAAGGGCCACGGCCAAGCCAAGGATGTTCACCGTAGCGTAAACCTTATCGCGTAAAAGCCGGCGTATTGATATTTTCAGGTAATAAAAAAGCATAGGTTGGTATTAAGTATTAGGTATTTGGTCTTAGGTAAAAAATCATTCATATCGTAACGCCTCTACCGGCTCCCGCCTCGCTGCACGCCAGCTTTGCCAACTGACGGTCAAAAGTGCGACAAGGCAAACTAGCGCTCCCGCTCCCGCAAAAACCCACCAACTCATTACGGCTCTATAAGCGAAGTTTTCCAGCCACCGGCCCATAACATAATAAGCGATAGGCACAGCCAGTATCAGCCCGACGCCAACGTATCTTAACAAATCCCCATTCAAAAGCCTGACTATCTCGAAAACCGTGGCGCCGTTGGCTTTGCGAACGCCTATTTCCTTGACGCGCGCCTGAGTCATGAAAAAGATAAAACCGAACAGCCCCAGCATGACTATGAATATCGCTACCATAGTCAATACATAAACCAATCTGGCGAAACGGATATCCTTTCCATACGAATTGTTGTAGTCATCCTCTTCTGTATAAATACGTTTCTCAAAACGGTTATCAGGGTAAAACTCGGAGAACAAATCGGAAAGAAATGCTTTCCCCTCTTCCGGATTCTTGGAGTTCAGGCGTACCCTGGCCCCTAAGATCATTGGAGGCGAAGGAGCGTTGAAAACAACCATCGGCTTTATGGGGCGGTAAAGCGCTTTGTAATGAAAATCCGCCAGCACTCCTACAATTGTCAGGGTCTTGCCTTTCATATGCCAATAACCACTAACTATTTCCGTCCCAATAGGGTATTCCAGCCCGGCTTCCCTGACAAACTGTTCGTTTACCAGCACCTCATGTTTTGCGGACGGCCTGTTAATGTTCCGTCCGCTCTTCAGGCTAATGTCATACACATGTATGAAACTGGAATCGCCGAACTGGGGTGTCGCCTTCATGGTTTCTTTATCCAAAACAAAATCCGACAACCCATATGAGTCCAAAAGGGGAAGATAAAGGGTCCTTGTCACTCCCTCAATCAAAGGGCTTTCCCTAAGTCGCCGATTAATCTCAGGACCTTTTCTTGGGGCCATGGAAATATGTTTCCACGGAAAGATAACCGTATTGCCAGAGTCAAAACCCAAAGGTTTTTCCCTAACGAAGCGCATTTGTTTTACAAACACCAAAGCCATTATCATAATCACACTCATTAGTCCCAGCTGAAACACCAACAGGACTTTTTGGGAACGCATCATATTCCGGGTTGCTTTTCCCTGACCGAGGCGAACGGAACCCAGCCCCTTTTTGAAAAACGTGACCGCCAGAGCTGTCAAGATGGAAACCACAAACACCAGCGCAAAAAATGACGGGAGAGCGAATGGAGGAAAACGAAGCGCCTCCGTCGCCGACGCGTCTAAAAGCGGACCTACCCACTGATAGACAAACGGGCTTATCAGCACCGCAAGGGCACAGGCCAGAAACATTATGGACAGAACTTCGATAACCAACAGGTAAACGGCCTGACGGGAACGTTCGCCAAGCGCATTGCGTAGTTTATCCGAAGCCATATCTTTGGCGCTTCGGGCCAACACCGAAATCATGAAGTTCAGCAACGCTAAGCTCAAAATCACCAATGTGAGCCCTATCAGCATAAAAACGTAACGCGCCGAACCTGATTCCCTGGTCCTCACTCCATAATTATCTCCCCGAAGATAAGCTTCTCCAAAATCATGGAGTTTATAACTGCGGCTCTCCTCGTTTGTCCGCTGATAATCATGCTTAAGGTGGCTCGCTATTATGGCCTTTGCCTTTTGGTTGATATCCATACCCATATTCCCTGTACTCAATTTCAGGAACAATTCTGGATACTCTATTTCCCACGACAACGCTTTTTCGGAGTCCAAAATACTCAGCACAAAATCTACTTGCAGTGAGGAAGCTTTAGGCATATCTTCCATAACGCCCACTACCGTATACTTCCGTCCTTTCTTGGGACGCGAATACATCTCTATCGTTTTACCCACAGGGTTTTCGCTTCCGAAATACAATTTGGCTTTCGACTCCGAGATGATGACACTACGCTTTACACTGTCCAAACCCGAAGCCGAACCCGCCACTATATTGTAACCAAAGACATCGAAAAGACTGGATTCTGACAAGATCAAACGGCTTTCGGGTATCCGCTCTTCACCTTTTGCGAACCTTGGCTCATTTCCCTTGGTATAATACTTCTCATATACCCGCACAATTGATTCTATCTCCGGAACCTCTTCCTTCAGCGCTTTTCCAAAACCAAAAAATACCCTACCGCTTTCGGGACCAAACCCATCCACGCCGTCGCGATACACTAATACTTGCGCCACATCCTCTTTGTCCATATGCCATAGGTGTCTGGACAGTTCGGAATAAACCTGATTGTACAACAACAGGCAAGCTGTCAGCGCCACTGCCAAACCGAAAATATTTACCGTAGCGTAGACCTTGTCGCGCATAAGCCGGCGAACCGATATTTTGAGATAGTAAAAAAGCATATTGGTCTTAAGTATTGGGTATTTGGTCTTGGGTACTGAATCCTATTGTTTGGTCAGGTGGTCTCGCTATCACGAATATTACAGAGGTTTACTCTTGTACTAGGACTAGTATCGTCCTAACGCTAGGAATGACTCCGTCCTAGTGCTAGGCCCGCCTCAAGCCTACCGCTTAGACCGCGACACGGGCGGATGTGACAAAGGATACTTTCCAAAAAGACAGGGCCCCGGAACATCGCCCGTTTCTAAAAAACCGTGCCTACGGGGGCGTTGGTGTTTTCGGCCACTATCTGTCCGTCGAAGAGGTTTACTACGCGGTGGGCGTAGCCCGCGTCGCGTTGCGAGTGGGTTACCATTACTATGGTGGTGCCTTCGCGGTTGAGTTCGGTGAGCAGGCCCATCACCTCGGCGCCGTTTTTCGAATCGAGATTACCTGTCGGTTCATCGGCGAAGATAAGCTTTGGCTTGGCCACCACTGCCCGGGCTATGGCCACACGCTGTTGCTGTCCGCCACTGAGCTGTTGCGGAAAATGCTTGGCCCTGTGGCCGATGTTCATGCGCTCCAAAGCCTCGTTTACCAAGCGCTTACGCTCCGACTTCTTGATCTTGAGATAGACTAACGGTAATTCTACATTCTCAAATACGTTCAGCTCATCTATCAGGTTAAAACTCTGGAACACAAAGCCTATATTCCCTTTTCGCTGGGCGGTGCGCTCGTTTTCTTTCATCTTGGAAACATCGACTCCGTCAAAAGAGTAATGGCCGTCGGTAGGGCTGTCAAGCAATCCCAAAATATTCAGCAAGGTGGATTTACCGCATCCCGACGGTCCCATAATGGCGACAAACTCGCTTTCTTTTACCTCGAAATTCACCTTGTAGAGCGCGCTTGTCTCCACTTCTTCGGTGCGAAATATTTTACTGAGGTTTTCTGTCTTGATCATAATCTTTATTGGTAAAAAGTAAAGGGTAAAGCGTAAAGAGTATTAGTATGGAACAAAAGTAACGCTGTCGCTAAGTCTTTTTACTTTGTACTCTTTACTCTGTACTGTTTTATTCTAAATATAACACTTCGTTTTCTCCAAAACTATCATAACCTGATACCACTACCTGTTCACCGGCGTCTAGGCCTTCGAGTATTTCGTAATGCTTCGGGTTTTGTCTTCCTACTCGGATTTCTCTCTTGGTGGCGCGCGTTCCGTCCTGCGATACCACAAACACCCAGCGCCCGCCCGTGGCGTGGAAAAATCCGCCTTTGGCCAGCATCAGCGCGTCTTTCGGGCTTCCCAAGCGCAAGGCCACATTGTAG
It includes:
- a CDS encoding ISAs1 family transposase: MLAVFRSGGKLNFSQIHRSMKRDHDYWRDFTGGKSKCCVSRVQLRRILKDTDIQGLKAVAETTFNANETIDPQALQWFSIDGKELRGSIDKSSGDKRGESVVLVTAQEDKTSKVVGYYSGTKDSERGIVDEYFETQSGLSGTAYTMDALHNNSGLLEGIHGKRGVYLSQIKGNQKILREDLRDMERRSECLDYKKTVEKGHGRIETRIYRTYPVETGCLERRWSNTGMSCFIRVDRTRKVVKTGKTSSETSYYVSNINTGLIDQYNLPNAVRGHWSVEANNNMRDTNFGEDGLRSLVSGIQQSVSCILTAVMNILIQRNAGENMNEMREEIVADINSIHQYFNR
- a CDS encoding ABC transporter permease, with amino-acid sequence MLFYYLKISIRRLLRDKVYATVNILGLAVALTACLLLYTRIYRELATHLWHSRIKDVSQVLKYSDTPDGFQPSSGYMPTGLGPELKEKVPEVLDYVRIADLSTLEGEVTMIMHNGVKVPERRIIFSESSLFDVFGYRLLAGKADALDKKDRCAVISEDKAIQYFGKENAVGKQLEIYFSPEYSAKYTVVGVMEEMGNSSLQADLILNIESSLQYHDEMHRSPLWDRGIESTYLKMAPGHEDFDIHPATSEIFKRHKNEIILNPISDKAKFKLHDFAGSYLRGDHFGGDFRKVGSTRYLWLMVGLSAFLLVLSLLNFTISVLARSQKDRIADRTRRALGEKASQVFGFLFAESFTVVLASTLLALLVVPFVNNFIGDLLDSGKVPEILFPKYSLPLFLCLVVIFSGVTALFVALFRYRKAGFGVMVSQRTLLVFQLMLLCVVFTSSLLFFKQMRFVQEQPLGYDVSNTVSFPYDRATTRCESCDIVRKEVEASPLVEALTGGKRLPLKYERVKSEFDLNNGEKVSAVGLRGDASYIKVFRIKMLEGENLSSRKNKKEVLVNERFAKMSGFKNPVGETITSKGKKYTIVGVVKDFNVYTLYRSIPPCIIYNRPIHPEALGFRVRLAENNPDGGRKFLMETLQKHLPNFLNDKKEFVFKDSFADDYEKDIRFAKLVYILTGLSVFLVTLGLFGFTYFVTQARTKEIGIRKANGATTFEILTLFNNSILKQVLLAFVIAVPIAYLAMGRWLENFAYKTQMSWWIFAGAGLLAGLVALATVSWQSWRAASREPVEALRYE
- a CDS encoding ABC transporter ATP-binding protein, whose protein sequence is MIKTENLSKIFRTEEVETSALYKVNFEVKESEFVAIMGPSGCGKSTLLNILGLLDSPTDGHYSFDGVDVSKMKENERTAQRKGNIGFVFQSFNLIDELNVFENVELPLVYLKIKKSERKRLVNEALERMNIGHRAKHFPQQLSGGQQQRVAIARAVVAKPKLIFADEPTGNLDSKNGAEVMGLLTELNREGTTIVMVTHSQRDAGYAHRVVNLFDGQIVAENTNAPVGTVF
- a CDS encoding ABC transporter permease, with the translated sequence MLFYYLKISIRRLLRDKVYATVNILGLALALSVCTILFNYAYKEWKTDRQYENAENIYWLLRDYETAVSELSPYHRRFIADSLLARHPEIVRVGRARVASLRLVEDSVGIDAFEKYVAADRSFFEMFGFSLLQGTLSEFEDDARKAVISKSYAEKVYGNQSPLGMELPLVSFDKHRYTVVAVMEDIPEWSSVKTDIILTDSKKRSSGLLLELLPGYRIEHVLASIPKIKASVRRGDVRLKDQKWRSYSLKGLYMEAPHVSNGIFQRGNGFYFRGILFAGCLAVVLSLLNYNVLSVSGNKRYRLGTEVRGALGESGTEQGLFYFVETLLHLFIATVFSVVLTYSSYPLINRFVGFSEVEGFYLVDGFPFLWALLLLFCLAVMFASKLVYSNRVKLGFMRRQVEYVQTVGQVVIFCLLLICAMLYRACS
- a CDS encoding ABC transporter permease — its product is MLFYYLKISVRRLMRDKVYATVNIFGLAVALTACLLLYNQVYSELSRHLWHMDKEDVAQVLVYRDGVDGFGPESGRVFFGFGKALKEEVPEIESIVRVYEKYYTKGNEPRFAKGEERIPESRLILSESSLFDVFGYNIVAGSASGLDSVKRSVIISESKAKLYFGSENPVGKTIEMYSRPKKGRKYTVVGVMEDMPKASSLQVDFVLSILDSEKALSWEIEYPELFLKLSTGNMGMDINQKAKAIIASHLKHDYQRTNEESRSYKLHDFGEAYLRGDNYGVRTRESGSARYVFMLIGLTLVILSLALLNFMISVLARSAKDMASDKLRNALGERSRQAVYLLVIEVLSIMFLACALAVLISPFVYQWVGPLLDASATEALRFPPFALPSFFALVFVVSILTALAVTFFKKGLGSVRLGQGKATRNMMRSQKVLLVFQLGLMSVIMIMALVFVKQMRFVREKPLGFDSGNTVIFPWKHISMAPRKGPEINRRLRESPLIEGVTRTLYLPLLDSYGLSDFVLDKETMKATPQFGDSSFIHVYDISLKSGRNINRPSAKHEVLVNEQFVREAGLEYPIGTEIVSGYWHMKGKTLTIVGVLADFHYKALYRPIKPMVVFNAPSPPMILGARVRLNSKNPEEGKAFLSDLFSEFYPDNRFEKRIYTEEDDYNNSYGKDIRFARLVYVLTMVAIFIVMLGLFGFIFFMTQARVKEIGVRKANGATVFEIVRLLNGDLLRYVGVGLILAVPIAYYVMGRWLENFAYRAVMSWWVFAGAGALVCLVALLTVSWQSWRAARREPVEALRYE